A region from the Oceanidesulfovibrio marinus genome encodes:
- a CDS encoding DUF502 domain-containing protein, with product MKSILRRFFQRLVAEMKSAFKVNIVAGILVLVPLVATIFFLRLFVTWVDRIWNVLPPAWRPDELLPFHIPGLGLVLLLMVLFLSGFLVRNFIGRKLLEFWEWFLSKIPFVSWIYIAVKQLLETITITSSKEFKRVVLLEYPRRGLYALAYVTGVATGEVQHKTEQKCINVFLPSTPNPTTGFYLIVPEDDVIPLDMSVEESFKLLMSGGILSPEQQRKSKMNGALKMPGLKKSREKTT from the coding sequence GTGAAATCTATACTAAGACGTTTTTTCCAGCGGCTTGTCGCCGAGATGAAATCCGCCTTCAAGGTGAACATCGTCGCCGGCATCCTTGTTCTCGTACCCCTCGTGGCGACGATCTTCTTTCTCAGATTGTTCGTCACCTGGGTGGACCGCATCTGGAACGTTCTCCCGCCGGCATGGCGGCCGGACGAGCTCCTGCCGTTCCATATCCCGGGTCTGGGCCTTGTGCTGCTGCTCATGGTCCTGTTCCTCAGCGGTTTCCTTGTACGGAACTTCATCGGCCGCAAGCTTCTCGAGTTCTGGGAGTGGTTCCTCTCCAAGATCCCCTTCGTGAGCTGGATCTACATTGCCGTGAAGCAGCTTCTGGAAACCATCACCATAACTTCTTCCAAGGAGTTCAAGCGTGTGGTTCTCCTGGAGTACCCCCGCCGCGGGCTGTACGCCCTGGCATATGTCACGGGGGTGGCCACCGGCGAGGTCCAGCATAAGACCGAGCAGAAATGCATCAACGTGTTTCTGCCTTCCACGCCGAACCCGACTACCGGTTTCTACCTCATCGTGCCCGAGGATGACGTCATCCCTCTGGACATGAGCGTGGAAGAATCGTTCAAGCTCCTCATGTCCGGCGGCATTCTCAGCCCGGAGCAACAGAGGAAAAGCAAAATGAATGGAGCCCTGAAAATGCCTGGGCTCAAGAAATCCAGGGAGAAGACCACATGA
- the ahcY gene encoding adenosylhomocysteinase, giving the protein MLKSTAPELDLSLDHKVADISQAAWGRKEMQLSENEMPGLMELRKKYGPQKPLKGLKVTGSLHMTIQTAMLIETLYELGADIRWASCNIFSTQDHAAAAIAEAGSAKVFAWKGESLEEYWWCTEMALTWPDGSGPDLIVDDGGDATLLIHQGVKVEKDPSLLDKSYDVKEFQMIMDRLAKSYETDKTRWQRVAEKIRGVSEETTTGVHRLYQMAKEGSLLFPAINVNDSVTKSKFDNLYGCRESLADGIKRATDVMVAGKVVVVVGYGDVGKGCAQSMRGFGARVLVTEIDPICALQAAMEGFEVTTMDEATPLGDIFVTCTGNYHVVTGAHMEKMKDEAILCNIGHFDSEIEMVYLEKNPKCTRDEIKPQVDKWTLESGRSIIVLAEGRLVNLGCATGHPSFVMSASFTNQVLAQLELAAKDHKNEVFVLPKKLDEEVAGLHLARLGVKLEKLSQEQADYIGVPVEGPFKPDHYRY; this is encoded by the coding sequence ATGCTGAAGTCGACAGCCCCCGAACTCGACCTGAGCCTCGACCACAAAGTCGCGGACATCTCCCAGGCCGCCTGGGGACGCAAGGAAATGCAGCTTTCCGAAAACGAGATGCCCGGTCTCATGGAGCTTCGCAAGAAGTACGGGCCGCAAAAGCCCCTCAAGGGCCTCAAGGTGACCGGCAGCCTGCATATGACCATCCAGACCGCCATGCTCATCGAGACGCTCTACGAGCTCGGCGCGGACATCCGCTGGGCATCGTGCAACATCTTCTCCACCCAGGACCACGCCGCGGCCGCCATTGCCGAGGCCGGCTCCGCCAAGGTCTTTGCCTGGAAGGGGGAGAGCCTGGAGGAGTACTGGTGGTGCACCGAGATGGCCCTGACCTGGCCCGACGGCTCCGGCCCGGACCTGATCGTGGATGACGGCGGCGACGCCACCCTGCTCATCCACCAGGGCGTCAAGGTGGAGAAGGACCCGTCCCTTCTGGACAAGTCGTACGACGTCAAAGAGTTCCAGATGATCATGGACCGCCTGGCCAAGAGCTACGAGACGGACAAGACCCGCTGGCAGCGCGTGGCCGAGAAGATCCGCGGCGTTTCCGAGGAAACAACCACCGGCGTGCACCGTCTCTACCAGATGGCCAAGGAAGGCTCCCTGCTCTTCCCGGCCATCAACGTGAACGACTCCGTGACCAAGTCCAAGTTCGACAACCTGTACGGCTGCCGCGAGTCCCTGGCCGACGGCATCAAGCGCGCCACGGACGTGATGGTGGCCGGCAAGGTGGTCGTGGTTGTGGGCTACGGCGACGTGGGCAAGGGCTGCGCCCAGTCCATGCGCGGCTTCGGCGCCCGCGTGCTGGTTACCGAGATCGACCCCATCTGCGCCCTGCAGGCCGCCATGGAAGGCTTCGAAGTGACCACCATGGACGAGGCCACCCCCCTGGGCGACATCTTCGTCACCTGCACCGGCAACTACCACGTGGTGACCGGCGCGCACATGGAGAAGATGAAGGACGAGGCCATCCTCTGCAACATCGGCCACTTCGACAGCGAGATCGAGATGGTCTACCTGGAGAAGAACCCCAAGTGCACCCGCGACGAGATCAAGCCGCAGGTGGACAAATGGACTCTGGAGTCCGGCCGCTCCATCATCGTGCTTGCCGAGGGACGCCTTGTGAACCTGGGCTGCGCCACCGGCCACCCCAGCTTCGTGATGAGCGCCAGCTTCACCAACCAGGTGCTCGCGCAGCTGGAGCTGGCCGCCAAGGACCACAAGAACGAGGTCTTTGTGCTGCCCAAGAAGCTGGATGAAGAGGTCGCCGGGCTGCACCTGGCGCGCCTGGGCGTCAAGCTGGAGAAGCTCAGCCAGGAGCAGGCCGACTACATCGGCGTGCCAGTGGAAGGTCCCTTCAAACCGGACCACTACCGCTATTAG
- the metK gene encoding methionine adenosyltransferase, which produces MIPNKGKYHFTSESVTEGHPDKVADQISDAILDVILSQDKNARVACETLVTTGLAFIAGEITTTGYADFPSVVRETIKDIGYNHSDMGFDWETCSVISSIDKQSADIAQGVDRDDPESQGAGDQGMMFGFASDETETFMPAPIYWSHKLSRRLAYVRKEGILDFLRPDGKTEVSFLYEDGVPKKIDTVVVATQHSENVTHSDLVDAVREEVINKTIPGEYLDKDTRIFINTTGRFVIGGPMGDCGLTGRKIIQDTYGGMGNHGGGAFSGKDPSKVDRSAAYMARYVAKNVVAAGLAPRCEVQIAYVIGVAEPVSVLVTSMGSSELPDELLTKAVNEVFDLRPFYITKRLDLLRPIYKKTACYGHFGRTNPDFTWERTDAVDDLRTAAKV; this is translated from the coding sequence ATGATACCGAACAAGGGAAAGTACCACTTTACTTCCGAGTCCGTTACCGAAGGCCATCCCGATAAAGTGGCCGATCAGATATCCGACGCCATCCTCGACGTTATTCTGAGCCAGGACAAGAACGCCCGCGTGGCCTGCGAGACCCTCGTGACCACCGGCCTGGCCTTCATTGCCGGCGAGATCACCACCACCGGCTACGCCGATTTCCCCTCCGTGGTCCGCGAGACCATCAAGGATATCGGCTACAACCACTCGGACATGGGCTTTGACTGGGAGACCTGCTCGGTCATCTCGTCCATCGACAAGCAGAGCGCCGACATCGCCCAGGGCGTTGACCGCGACGACCCCGAGAGCCAGGGCGCCGGCGACCAGGGCATGATGTTCGGCTTTGCCAGCGACGAGACCGAGACCTTCATGCCTGCGCCCATCTACTGGTCGCACAAGCTCTCCCGGCGCCTGGCCTACGTGCGCAAGGAAGGCATCCTCGACTTCCTCCGTCCCGACGGCAAGACCGAGGTCTCCTTCCTCTATGAGGACGGCGTGCCCAAGAAGATCGACACCGTTGTCGTGGCCACGCAGCACTCCGAGAACGTGACCCACTCGGACCTCGTGGACGCCGTGCGCGAGGAGGTCATCAACAAGACCATCCCCGGCGAGTACCTCGACAAGGATACCCGCATCTTCATCAACACCACCGGACGCTTTGTCATCGGCGGTCCCATGGGCGACTGCGGTCTGACCGGCCGCAAGATCATCCAGGACACCTACGGCGGCATGGGCAACCACGGTGGCGGCGCCTTCTCCGGCAAGGACCCGTCCAAGGTGGACCGCTCCGCCGCCTACATGGCGCGTTACGTAGCCAAGAACGTGGTGGCCGCCGGCCTGGCGCCCCGCTGCGAAGTGCAGATCGCCTACGTCATCGGCGTGGCCGAGCCTGTCTCCGTGCTGGTTACCTCCATGGGTAGCAGCGAGCTGCCGGACGAGCTGCTGACCAAAGCCGTAAACGAGGTCTTCGACCTCCGGCCCTTCTACATCACCAAGCGCCTCGATCTGCTCCGCCCCATCTACAAGAAGACCGCCTGCTACGGCCACTTCGGCCGCACCAACCCGGACTTCACCTGGGAACGGACCGACGCTGTGGACGATCTCCGTACGGCCGCCAAGGTCTAA
- the panC gene encoding pantoate--beta-alanine ligase: MEIVTNPYDLQTRASEWRCSGLRTALVPTMGYLHEGHLTLIDHGRKNADRLMVSLFVNPTQFGPGEDLDTYPRDAERDEALAREHGVDVLFTPTRDSMYAPDHATWVEVPSLAAGLCGVSRPTFFRGVATVVTKLLILAMPNIAMFGEKDYQQLTLIKRMVRDLMLPTEIVGMPIVREADGLALSSRNAYLTEAERAQAPQLYKGLAAAQDVVAGGERDIAAVRQYVESYYAKNLPLGELDYLEFVDPESLVPMTRADGPCRVAVALRLGKARLIDNLRIDPPSGRESEK, encoded by the coding sequence ATGGAAATTGTAACCAACCCATACGATCTGCAGACCCGCGCCAGTGAATGGCGCTGCTCCGGTCTGCGCACCGCCCTCGTGCCCACCATGGGTTACTTGCACGAAGGGCACCTTACGCTGATAGACCATGGCCGAAAGAACGCCGACAGGCTCATGGTGAGCCTGTTCGTAAACCCGACCCAGTTCGGTCCCGGTGAAGACCTCGACACGTATCCCCGCGACGCCGAGCGCGACGAAGCGCTCGCCCGCGAGCACGGCGTGGACGTTCTGTTCACCCCCACGCGCGATTCGATGTACGCACCCGACCACGCCACCTGGGTGGAGGTGCCGAGCCTGGCCGCAGGTCTCTGCGGCGTCAGCCGGCCCACCTTCTTCCGCGGCGTGGCCACCGTGGTGACCAAGCTGCTTATCCTCGCCATGCCGAACATCGCCATGTTCGGCGAGAAGGACTACCAGCAGCTCACCCTGATCAAGCGTATGGTCCGCGACCTGATGTTGCCCACCGAGATCGTGGGCATGCCCATCGTGCGCGAGGCCGACGGCCTGGCCTTGAGCTCGCGCAACGCCTACCTCACCGAAGCAGAACGCGCCCAGGCGCCCCAGCTGTACAAGGGGCTTGCCGCGGCGCAGGATGTGGTGGCCGGAGGCGAGCGCGACATAGCCGCGGTCAGACAGTATGTCGAATCGTATTACGCCAAGAATCTCCCTTTGGGAGAGCTGGATTATCTGGAGTTCGTTGACCCCGAGAGCCTTGTCCCCATGACACGCGCCGATGGCCCCTGCCGGGTCGCCGTTGCGCTACGTCTTGGAAAGGCGCGGCTCATCGACAACCTGCGTATCGATCCGCCCAGCGGGCGCGAGTCTGAGAAGTGA